The following proteins come from a genomic window of Andrena cerasifolii isolate SP2316 chromosome 6, iyAndCera1_principal, whole genome shotgun sequence:
- the Kat80 gene encoding katanin p80 isoform X1, whose product MASSTKRSWKLQDFVAHSSNVNCLALGHKSGRVLVTGGDDKKVNLWAVGKQNCIMSLSGHTTPIECVRFGQTEDLVCAGSQTGALKIWDLEHAKLARTLTGHKAGIRCMDFHPYGELLASGSLDTAIKLWDIRRKGCIFTYKGHNRMVNSLKFSPDGQWIASAGEEGMVKLWDLRAGRQLREFSEHRGPATTVEFHPHEFLLASGSADRTVHFWDLESFQLVSSTEQSHSSAIRCLYFSQGGECLFAGCHDVLKVYGWEPGRTLDSVPTGWGKVQDIAVAQNQLIGASFHTANVVLYVCDLKKIAPLGGVSTSGSPFSHGNSLRKSFSRERPPGLKKHTLDVRTIEEADKSGTDPEDEVTFADIPNVTEYHDVFQPNRALSRTPPPEPEAFQEPQEVDPTQPQILQNLSTSMSNLSTAEPEEVPPIPSPSSPPPPAPTLSLTKPVPVRVQPIKSSPPVQRNAITSTSQIKANLQTNNGLGRVSKNFASIPPLRQSITPLPGKKSGPISDIGTHPQPLGPQRSNSTLTPRVAPMAAVLPVMDDGKLKNRAPSPDSPKHYLKRQSSCRDGEQGYESDYPVQINSIRHSPSDPALNRPNSAQSRSTSLNRNFATSTSLSARNASTATTFAAKKSNKAQVPPNPKVDVRSAQIRPNVDNTEKEEFVPMSADKPYGLDVETFLPNHYTRSTAFGYPQVGVLNEMSEAEVLNSMMRGHESMMAVLTNRNRSLQIVYSLWHNKDLKAAVESAVAMNDLSVIVDLLGILTLKPTMWNLDLCNSLLGPIGDLLQSKYEMYIAVGSSALRLILRNFASVIKSNVEAPLHTIGVDVSREERYHKCLSCYEKLSTIRGILLKRQATPGKMGASFRELAVLIRSLE is encoded by the exons ATGGCTTCGTCCACGAAGAGATCATGGAAACTCC AGGATTTCGTCGCCCACTCGTCCAATGTCAATTGCCTGGCGCTAGGTCACAAGTCCGGACGTGTCCTGGTCACTGGCGGCGATGACAAGAAAGTGAACCTATGGGCGGTTGGGAAGCAGAATTGTATTATG AGCCTGAGTGGCCACACCACTCCGATAGAATGCGTAAGATTCGGGCAAACAGAGGACTTAGTATGCGCTGGCTCGCAGACGGGGGcattgaaaatttgggacctgGAACACGCCAAACTGGCTCGCACATTAACGGGACACAAAGCTGGTATACGTTGCATGGACTTCCATCCTTACGGAGAGCTACTGGCATCTGGAAGCTTGGATACCGCGATCAAGCTGTGGGACATTAGGAGGAAAGGCTGTATCTTCACGTACAAAGGGCACAATAGGATggtgaatagtttaaaatttagTCCCGATGGCCAGTGGATCGCTAGCGCAGGAGAGGAAGGAATGGTGAAG TTGTGGGATTTGAGGGCCGGCAGACAGCTTAGGGAATTCTCCGAACACAGAGGTCCGGCAACAACGGTAGAGTTTCATCCCCATGAATTCCTACTAGCCAGTGGCAGCGCAGACAGAACAGTTCACTTCTGGGACTTGGAATCATTTCAACTTGTATCATCTACAGAGCAAAGCCACTCCAGCGCGATCCG GTGCCTGTATTTCAGCCAAGGCGGAGAATGTCTGTTTGCTGGCTGCCATGATGTGTTAAAGGTTTATGGTTGGGAGCCAGGTCGAACGTTAGATTCAGTTCCAACCGGCTGGGGAAAAGTACAGGATATAGCTGTAGCTCAGAACCAGCTG ATTGGCGCAAGCTTCCACACGGCGAATGTTGTTCTGTACGTGTGTGATTTGAAGAAAATCGCTCCGTTAGGAGGTGTTTCGACGTCCGGTTCACCGTTTAGTCATGGGAATTCGTTGAGGAAAAGCTTCTCCAGGGAAAGACCACCTGGATTAAAAAAGCACAC GCTAGATGTGCGAACCATAGAAGAGGCGGACAAGTCAGGAACCGACCCAGAGGATGAAGTCACGTTCGCGGACATCCCCAACGTAACCGAGTATCACGACGTCTTTCAACCGAACAGGGCAC TGTCTCGCACACCACCTCCAGAACCTGAGGCTTTCCAGGAGCCTCAAGAAGTAG ATCCCACGCAGCCGCAGATACTGCAGAATCTTTCTACCTCAATGTCGAATCTAAGTACGGCGGAGCCAGAGGAAGTTCCGCCCATACCGTCACCCTCGTCCCCTCCGCCGCCCGCGCCGACGTTATCGTTAACGAAGCCCGTACCAGTGCGTGTTCAACCGATCAAATCCTCGCCGCCGGTTCAGAGAAACGCGATCACCTCCACCAGCCAGATCAAGGCGAACCTGCAGACGAACAACGGCCTTGGCAGGGTGTCCAAGAACTTCGCCTCCATACCACCCCTTAGACAGAGCATCACTCCTCTTCCTGGGAAAAAGAGCGGTCCTATCAGCGACATAGGAACGCACCCACAACCCCTGGGCCCGCAGAGATCGAACTCTACGCTGACACCGCGAGTGGCGCCCATGGCCGCCGTTCTTCCAGTGATGGACGATGGGAAGTTGAAGAACAGAGCACCTAGCCCCGATTCTCCCAAGCATTACCTGAAGAGGCAGAGCAGCTGCAGGGACGGAGAACAGGGGTACGAAAGCGATTACCCGGTACA AATTAATAGTATAAGGCACAGCCCCTCCGATCCTGCGTTAAACAGGCCGAATTCTGCGCAATCTAGGTCCACCTCGTTGAACCGAAACTTTGCTACCTCAACGTCGCTGTCCGCGCGCAACGCTTCCACAGCCACAACGTTCGCGGCGAAGAAGTCGAACAAAGCTCAAGTGCCACCGAATCCTAAGGTGGACGTACGATCGGCTCAAATCAGGCCCAACGTCGACAACACGGAGAAGGAAGAGTTTGTCCCCATGAGCGCTGACAAACCGTACGGCCTAGACGTCGAAACTTTCCTACCG AATCATTATACAAGATCAACCGCGTTTGGCTACCCTCAAGTGGGAGTTCTGAACGAAATGTCGGAGGCCGAGGTACTCAACAGCATGATGCGCGGCCACGAGTCGATGATGGCAGTGCTTACGAATCGGAATCGTTCCTTGCAAATCGTCTACTCCCTCTGGCACAATAAGGATCTTAAG GCCGCAGTGGAGTCAGCCGTGGCGATGAACGATCTCTCGGTGATCGTGGATCTGCTAGGGATACTCACCCTGAAACC AACAATGTGGAACCTGGACCTGTGCAACTCCCTGCTCGGCCCGATCGGCGATCTCCTACAAAGTAAATACGAAAT GTACATAGCCGTGGGCTCCTCGGCGTTGAGACTGATCCTGCGGAACTTCGCGTCGGTGATTAAGTCGAACGTGGAGGCGCCTCTTCACACGATCGGGGTGGACGTGTCTCGGGAGGAGCG GTACCACAAGTGTCTCTCCTGCTACGAGAAGCTCTCGACGATCAGAGGCATCCTCCTGAAGAGGCAGGCGACGCCAGGCAAGATGGGCGCGTCGTTCCGCGAGCTGGCGGTTCTGATAAGAAGCCTCGAGTGA